In the genome of Cupriavidus malaysiensis, one region contains:
- a CDS encoding dihydrolipoamide acetyltransferase family protein: MRIFKLPDLGEGLQEAEIVAWHVAEGETVAADQPLLSVETAKAIVEIPSPFAGRLARHYAAPGDIVHLGAPLAGFEGAGEDDAGTVVGTVAVGSQVVAEAPAPLAGGAGAGAVRAAPAVRALARKLSVDLAMVTPSGAEGVITAADVERVAKALAETGPAEVLRGVRRAMAQNMARAQSEVAAATVMDDADIQAWPPGTDATMRLVRALVAGCRAEPGLNAWYEGGSGRRHVLQKIDVGIAADLPEGLFVPVLRDAGRRDAADLRQGLERMRADIRARTIAPEEMRGNTITLSNFGMIGGKYAAPIVVPPTVAILGAGRMHDAVVAAAGAVAIHRLLPLSLTFDHRVVTGGEAARFLAAVIADLALPD, translated from the coding sequence ATGCGTATCTTCAAGCTGCCCGATCTCGGCGAAGGCCTGCAGGAAGCGGAAATCGTCGCCTGGCACGTCGCCGAAGGCGAGACAGTCGCGGCCGACCAGCCGCTGTTGTCGGTGGAAACCGCCAAGGCCATCGTCGAGATCCCCTCGCCCTTCGCCGGGCGCCTGGCCAGGCATTACGCCGCGCCGGGCGACATCGTCCACCTGGGCGCGCCGCTGGCTGGCTTCGAAGGCGCAGGCGAGGACGATGCCGGCACCGTGGTCGGCACCGTCGCGGTCGGCAGCCAGGTGGTGGCGGAAGCCCCGGCGCCGCTGGCCGGCGGCGCCGGCGCCGGTGCGGTGCGGGCCGCGCCGGCGGTACGGGCGCTGGCGCGCAAGCTGTCGGTCGACCTGGCCATGGTCACGCCTTCGGGCGCGGAGGGGGTCATCACGGCCGCCGACGTCGAGCGCGTGGCCAAGGCCCTGGCCGAGACCGGCCCGGCCGAAGTGCTGCGCGGGGTGCGCCGCGCCATGGCGCAGAACATGGCGCGCGCGCAGAGCGAGGTGGCCGCCGCCACGGTGATGGACGACGCCGACATCCAGGCGTGGCCGCCGGGCACCGACGCGACCATGCGCCTGGTGCGCGCGCTGGTGGCGGGCTGCCGTGCAGAACCCGGCCTCAATGCCTGGTACGAAGGCGGCAGCGGGCGCCGCCACGTGCTGCAGAAGATCGATGTCGGCATCGCCGCCGACCTGCCCGAGGGCCTCTTCGTGCCGGTGCTGCGCGACGCGGGACGACGCGATGCCGCCGACCTGCGCCAGGGGCTGGAACGCATGCGCGCCGACATCCGCGCGCGCACCATCGCGCCGGAAGAAATGCGTGGAAACACGATCACGCTGTCGAACTTCGGCATGATCGGCGGCAAGTACGCCGCACCCATCGTGGTGCCGCCCACGGTCGCCATCCTCGGCGCGGGCCGTATGCATGATGCCGTGGTCGCGGCCGCGGGGGCCGTCGCCATCCATCGCCTGCTGCCGCTGAGCCTGACCTTCGACCACCGGGTCGTCACCGGCGGCGAAGCCGCGCGCTTTCTCGCCGCGGTGATCGCCGACCTGGCCCTGCCGGATTGA
- a CDS encoding alpha-ketoacid dehydrogenase subunit beta, whose translation MAEIHLVEAVNQALAHELARDPSVVLLGEDIGVNGGVFRATVGLQARFGAQRVIDTPLAESGIAGAAVGMAAMGLKPVAEIQFTGFIYPAIDHIINHAGRLRHRSRGRLSCPMVLRSPFGAGIHAPEHHSESPEAMFAHMPGIRVVIPSSPARAYGLLLAAIRDPDPVIFLEPTRLYRLFRQEVADDGQALPLDACFTLRDGSDLTLVSWGAMLQETLAAAGQLEQEGISAAVIDVATLKPLDLDTILASVARTGRCVIVHEAPRTAGFGAEIAAGLADAGLYSLAAPVLRVTGYDTVVPLARQEALYMPSVARIVDAARRAMAA comes from the coding sequence ATGGCCGAGATCCATCTGGTAGAAGCCGTCAACCAGGCCCTGGCCCACGAACTGGCACGCGACCCGAGCGTCGTGCTGCTGGGTGAGGACATCGGGGTCAACGGCGGCGTGTTCCGCGCCACCGTGGGCCTGCAGGCCCGCTTCGGCGCGCAGCGCGTGATCGACACCCCGCTGGCGGAATCCGGCATCGCCGGCGCCGCGGTCGGCATGGCGGCCATGGGGCTGAAGCCGGTGGCGGAGATCCAGTTCACCGGCTTCATCTATCCGGCGATCGACCACATCATCAACCACGCGGGCCGCCTGCGCCATCGCAGCCGCGGGCGCCTGAGCTGTCCGATGGTGCTGCGCTCCCCGTTCGGCGCCGGCATCCACGCGCCCGAGCACCATTCTGAAAGTCCCGAGGCCATGTTCGCCCACATGCCGGGCATCCGCGTGGTGATCCCCTCCTCGCCGGCACGCGCCTACGGCCTGCTGCTGGCTGCCATCCGCGACCCCGACCCGGTGATCTTCCTCGAGCCGACCCGCCTGTACCGGCTGTTCCGCCAGGAGGTCGCCGACGATGGCCAGGCGCTGCCGCTGGATGCCTGCTTCACCCTGCGCGACGGCAGCGACCTGACACTGGTGAGCTGGGGCGCGATGCTGCAGGAGACGCTGGCCGCGGCCGGCCAGCTCGAACAGGAAGGCATCTCGGCCGCGGTCATCGATGTGGCCACGCTCAAGCCGCTCGATCTCGACACCATCCTGGCGTCGGTGGCACGCACCGGCCGCTGCGTGATCGTGCACGAGGCGCCGCGCACGGCCGGCTTCGGCGCGGAGATCGCCGCCGGCCTGGCCGATGCCGGCCTCTACTCGCTGGCCGCGCCGGTGCTGCGCGTGACCGGCTACGACACCGTGGTGCCGCTGGCGCGGCAGGAGGCGCTCTACATGCCGAGCGTGGCGCGCATCGTCGATGCGGCGCGCCGCGCGATGGCGGCGTGA
- the pdhA gene encoding pyruvate dehydrogenase (acetyl-transferring) E1 component subunit alpha, producing the protein MGTVASFEIGYTQYLDARGEPKQDLPAFARDPAALLPLYRAMVLARHFDLKAIALQRTGKIGTFASAIGQEAIGVGVASAMRPEDVLVPSYRDHAAQFVRGVTMTESLLYWGGDERGSHFAAAPHDFPNNVPIATQVCHAAGAAYAFRLRGEARAAVCLLGDGGTSKGDFYEGMNLAGAWRVPMVLVVSNNQWAISMPRAAQTAAQTLAQKAIAAGVPGRQVDGNDIVAVRQAAAQALERARAGDGPSLIEAITYRLGDHTTADDASRYRDEASVKAHWAQEPVLRLRNYLASLGAWDAAREEALIKDCAQQVAQAVEAYLATPMPAPAAMFEHLYATLPAALAGQLAMAQRFAGTDTPP; encoded by the coding sequence ATGGGCACGGTGGCAAGCTTTGAGATCGGCTACACGCAGTACCTCGATGCACGCGGTGAACCCAAGCAGGATCTTCCCGCCTTCGCGCGCGACCCCGCGGCGCTGCTGCCGCTCTACCGCGCGATGGTGCTGGCGCGGCATTTCGACCTGAAGGCCATCGCCCTGCAGCGTACTGGCAAGATCGGCACCTTCGCCTCGGCCATCGGCCAGGAAGCGATCGGGGTCGGCGTGGCCAGCGCGATGCGGCCCGAGGACGTGCTGGTGCCCTCCTACCGCGACCATGCCGCGCAATTCGTGCGCGGCGTCACCATGACGGAGAGCCTGCTGTACTGGGGCGGCGACGAGCGCGGCAGCCATTTCGCCGCGGCGCCCCACGACTTTCCCAACAACGTGCCGATCGCCACCCAGGTGTGCCACGCCGCGGGCGCGGCCTACGCCTTCCGCCTGCGCGGCGAGGCGCGCGCCGCGGTCTGCCTGCTCGGCGATGGCGGCACCTCCAAGGGCGATTTCTACGAGGGCATGAACCTGGCCGGCGCCTGGCGCGTGCCGATGGTGCTGGTGGTCAGCAACAACCAATGGGCCATCTCGATGCCGCGCGCGGCGCAGACGGCGGCGCAGACGCTGGCACAGAAGGCCATCGCCGCCGGTGTGCCCGGCCGCCAGGTCGACGGCAACGACATCGTCGCCGTGCGCCAGGCCGCCGCGCAAGCGCTGGAACGCGCGCGCGCGGGCGATGGCCCCTCGCTGATCGAGGCCATCACCTACCGGCTGGGCGACCACACCACCGCCGACGACGCCAGCCGCTACCGCGACGAAGCCAGCGTGAAAGCGCACTGGGCACAGGAACCGGTGCTGCGCCTGCGCAACTATCTGGCCAGCCTCGGCGCGTGGGATGCGGCGCGCGAAGAAGCGCTCATCAAGGACTGCGCGCAGCAGGTGGCGCAGGCGGTCGAAGCCTACCTGGCCACGCCCATGCCCGCGCCGGCGGCCATGTTCGAGCATCTCTACGCCACGCTGCCGGCGGCGCTGGCCGGCCAGCTCGCCATGGCGCAGCGTTTCGCGGGCACGGACACGCCGCCTTGA